A single genomic interval of Devosia oryziradicis harbors:
- a CDS encoding FecR family protein — MMKKRLFKHLLVLLLSAAAPVAFAANEGTAVGVDPDAKAQINSTDRILEVGADVSVGEKIVTGPSGLVQIVFDDDTRLVVGPRSSLLIENYLMASSNTAQQLTVNALGGSFRFITGNSPKPAYSIRTPTAAIAVRGTEFDIVVEPGNTKVMLYEGALEICNSADTCQQVTRKCEVAVASNNDASLFVRSDPLRTPLSLEFRYARFQAPLLAPFRVGGAALCAEEPQVNVPKGNMGSEDDGPLPTTPPPRPPPPKR, encoded by the coding sequence ATGATGAAAAAGCGGCTGTTCAAACATTTGCTGGTTCTTCTTCTGTCGGCAGCGGCGCCGGTTGCATTCGCGGCCAATGAAGGCACCGCCGTGGGCGTCGACCCGGACGCCAAGGCGCAGATTAACTCTACGGATCGTATCCTGGAAGTGGGCGCCGATGTGTCGGTGGGCGAGAAAATAGTCACCGGGCCATCCGGCCTGGTGCAGATCGTCTTCGATGACGACACCAGGCTCGTGGTAGGCCCGCGCAGTTCACTGCTGATCGAAAACTACCTGATGGCCAGCAGCAACACGGCGCAACAGCTGACCGTAAACGCCCTGGGCGGCTCGTTCCGGTTCATTACCGGCAACAGCCCCAAGCCAGCCTATTCCATCCGTACCCCCACCGCGGCGATTGCCGTGCGCGGCACCGAGTTCGACATCGTCGTCGAGCCCGGCAATACCAAGGTCATGCTCTATGAGGGCGCGCTGGAGATCTGCAATTCGGCAGATACCTGCCAGCAGGTGACCCGCAAGTGCGAAGTCGCCGTGGCCAGCAACAACGACGCCAGCCTGTTCGTCCGGAGCGACCCGCTGCGGACGCCGCTAAGCCTGGAATTCCGCTACGCGCGGTTCCAGGCCCCGCTGCTGGCCCCGTTCCGGGTAGGCGGCGCTGCGCTTTGCGCGGAAGAACCCCAGGTCAACGTGCCCAAAGGCAACATGGGCAGCGAGGATGACGGCCCCCTCCCGACGACGCCGCCCCCGCGCCCGCCACCGCCCAAGCGGTAA
- a CDS encoding DUF1993 domain-containing protein, giving the protein MTISVYGMTVPIFTRMLTNLLAIIDKAEASAAERKFDTSVLSGMRLAPDMIPFRGQIMIATDHVKGCVSRLAGREVPSWPDTEETFPELRARIQKALDLLSTIKPEDLDGGDEREVTLKLGGKDVTMSGQAYLTERALPNFFFHVTTAYAILRHAGIPVGKRDYIG; this is encoded by the coding sequence ATGACCATTTCCGTCTATGGCATGACCGTGCCGATTTTTACTCGTATGCTGACCAACCTCCTGGCCATCATCGACAAGGCCGAAGCGAGCGCAGCCGAACGCAAGTTCGACACGTCGGTGCTGTCCGGCATGCGGCTCGCCCCGGACATGATTCCGTTCCGCGGCCAGATCATGATCGCCACCGATCACGTGAAGGGCTGTGTGTCGCGGCTGGCCGGTCGGGAGGTTCCGTCATGGCCCGATACCGAAGAGACATTCCCCGAACTCCGGGCGCGCATCCAGAAGGCGCTCGACCTGCTGTCGACGATCAAGCCGGAGGATCTTGACGGTGGCGACGAGCGCGAAGTTACCCTGAAACTGGGCGGCAAAGACGTGACGATGAGCGGGCAGGCCTACTTGACCGAACGCGCGCTACCCAACTTCTTCTTTCACGTGACGACGGCCTACGCGATCCTTCGCCATGCTGGCATACCGGTCGGCAAGCGCGACTATATCGGCTGA
- a CDS encoding ion channel has translation MSKQEDKPTKGDTVEHQTGLARLRSRLRLLYHSQSPAAQRFQAAVLIVDLAIIVFFIATPLLRENESFLWIDLSIAALLLVDLVARALASTDILRWLRQMPVIIDVFILATLLAPAWLINLGFLRILRLWTLTRTSTFWRPLKKRGLGLYQEPIQAVINLLVFLFVVTGFVYTAFARRGEDGGIDGYIDALYFTVATVTTTGFGDITLPGPWGKLASIVIMIIGISLFVRLAQAIFRPAKVHFPCPQCGLTKHEPDAVHCKACGHLLNIPDSGGH, from the coding sequence ATGAGCAAGCAAGAAGATAAGCCCACGAAAGGCGACACCGTCGAACACCAAACCGGGTTGGCGCGGCTACGCTCCCGGTTGCGACTGCTCTATCACAGCCAGTCACCCGCGGCGCAGCGCTTCCAGGCGGCGGTGCTCATCGTCGACCTGGCGATCATCGTCTTTTTCATCGCTACGCCCCTGTTGCGCGAGAACGAGTCGTTCCTCTGGATCGACCTGTCGATCGCCGCCCTGCTGCTGGTCGACCTGGTGGCGCGAGCCCTGGCCTCCACCGATATCCTCCGCTGGCTGCGCCAGATGCCCGTCATCATCGACGTCTTCATCCTGGCGACGCTGCTGGCCCCCGCCTGGCTCATCAACCTAGGCTTCCTGCGCATCCTGCGGCTGTGGACCCTGACGCGGACGTCCACCTTCTGGCGACCGCTGAAGAAGCGCGGCCTCGGGCTCTACCAGGAGCCAATCCAGGCGGTGATCAACCTCCTGGTTTTCCTCTTCGTGGTGACCGGCTTCGTCTATACCGCCTTCGCGAGGCGCGGCGAAGACGGGGGCATCGACGGCTATATCGACGCCCTCTACTTCACCGTGGCCACGGTGACGACCACCGGCTTCGGCGACATCACCCTGCCCGGGCCATGGGGCAAGCTCGCTTCCATTGTCATCATGATCATCGGCATCTCGCTGTTCGTGCGTCTGGCCCAGGCCATCTTCCGCCCAGCCAAGGTGCATTTCCCCTGCCCGCAATGCGGCCTTACCAAGCACGAGCCCGATGCGGTGCACTGCAAGGCGTGCGGGCACCTGCTCAACATTCCCGATAGCGGCGGGCACTAG
- a CDS encoding sensor histidine kinase, giving the protein MLSADFVIATAVGYVGLLFVLAYLGDRRARTNAKSFLHSPAVYTLSISVYCTSWTFYGAVGNAARSGLEFLTIYLGPTLVFVGWWFLLRRLVRISHNQRITSVADLLSSRFGKSNRLAVLITCIAVIGIAPYIALQLKAVTSSIQAVAGASAFGRGSLTGIDDVGLAFGVAAGMALFTILFGTRHVDAKEQHHGVVAAIAFEAVVKLTALVAVGVFVVFVGGGFENIFSAAAQAGVTVDAEETFGARWLTTLGLSVAAIVCLPRQFQVTVVENSDENHLRVASWAFPAYMLLMSLFILPIAVFGLTTMPAGSNPDMFALTLPMSFGQDALALFAFIGGFSSATSMIILESIALSIMVSNHIVMPLILRLSPAGRGDGQGVTSLLLMARRFSIVLILSLGFFYFFFTRDSNALAPIGLISFTAIAQFFPSVIAALFWREASLKAATAAIAAGFVFWVWCSFLPSFESVSPQVAMLLDRGPWGISWLRPEAMFGLDNLDPLAHAAFWSILVNVLTLTIGSLLTGQSALERVQASVFVDVFKRGQISRGNFVRGSATANDLFFVAERVLGERRAAALFETEARDSGVDPDMLEPSPEFIGRLERELAGSIGAASAHVMLSKVLSGSDVSLEEMMQMADETQQVIEYSQQLEKTSAELRSTAQQLEDANAQLRELDSQKDEFLSQVSHEVRTPMTSIRSFSEILLDADDIDEGQRQHFVGTIHQESLRLTKLLDEILDLSALERGERTWDNVPVDAEAALGRALTVCEALLRQRGVTVQQGERAPAAVVEGDADRLCQVFINLISNAVKYNDSEAPVMRISSSVKAGKFVVDIADNGPGIAKGERKLIFEKFARGQRGAADQSGAGLGLAISRQIVTRMNGSLDLVQGPLPGACFRVRLAVLK; this is encoded by the coding sequence ATGCTGTCGGCCGACTTCGTCATCGCGACGGCTGTCGGCTATGTGGGGCTGTTGTTTGTCCTGGCCTATCTGGGCGACCGGCGTGCGCGGACCAACGCCAAATCCTTCCTGCATTCCCCGGCGGTCTATACGCTGTCCATCTCGGTCTATTGCACCAGCTGGACCTTCTATGGCGCGGTGGGCAATGCAGCGCGCAGCGGGCTGGAGTTTCTGACCATCTACCTCGGCCCCACCCTCGTCTTTGTCGGCTGGTGGTTCCTGCTGCGCCGGCTGGTTCGCATCAGCCACAACCAGCGTATTACCTCGGTGGCCGACTTGCTCTCGTCACGCTTCGGCAAATCGAACCGCCTGGCCGTGCTGATCACCTGTATCGCAGTCATCGGCATAGCCCCCTATATCGCCCTGCAGCTCAAGGCCGTTACGTCCTCGATCCAGGCCGTCGCCGGCGCATCCGCCTTCGGCCGCGGCAGCCTGACGGGCATCGACGATGTGGGCCTGGCCTTCGGCGTTGCGGCCGGCATGGCCCTGTTCACGATCCTGTTCGGCACCCGACACGTGGATGCCAAGGAGCAGCATCATGGTGTGGTCGCCGCCATCGCCTTTGAAGCCGTGGTGAAGCTGACGGCGCTGGTGGCCGTCGGCGTGTTCGTGGTGTTCGTCGGTGGCGGCTTCGAGAACATCTTCAGCGCTGCCGCACAGGCCGGCGTCACCGTGGATGCCGAGGAAACCTTCGGCGCCCGCTGGCTGACGACCCTTGGCCTGTCGGTCGCCGCCATCGTCTGCCTGCCACGCCAGTTCCAGGTCACCGTCGTAGAGAATTCCGACGAGAACCACCTGCGCGTCGCGAGCTGGGCCTTTCCGGCCTATATGCTGCTGATGAGCCTGTTCATCCTGCCCATCGCGGTGTTCGGACTGACGACTATGCCGGCTGGCTCCAACCCGGACATGTTCGCGCTGACCTTGCCGATGTCCTTCGGGCAAGACGCCCTTGCCCTGTTCGCCTTCATCGGCGGCTTTTCCTCGGCAACGTCGATGATCATTCTGGAGTCGATCGCGCTCTCGATCATGGTCTCCAACCATATCGTCATGCCGCTGATCCTGCGGTTGAGTCCGGCCGGGCGCGGTGACGGGCAGGGGGTGACGAGCCTCCTGTTGATGGCGCGGCGCTTTTCGATCGTCCTGATCCTGTCGCTGGGGTTCTTCTACTTTTTCTTCACACGCGATTCCAACGCCCTGGCGCCGATCGGCCTCATCTCCTTCACTGCAATCGCCCAGTTCTTCCCGTCCGTCATTGCCGCCCTGTTCTGGCGAGAGGCCTCGCTCAAGGCGGCCACCGCAGCCATTGCGGCAGGCTTCGTCTTCTGGGTCTGGTGCAGCTTCCTGCCATCCTTCGAGTCAGTCTCGCCGCAGGTGGCGATGCTGCTCGACCGGGGGCCATGGGGCATTTCCTGGCTGCGGCCGGAGGCCATGTTCGGGCTCGATAATCTTGATCCTCTCGCCCATGCTGCGTTCTGGAGCATCCTGGTCAATGTCCTGACCCTGACCATCGGCTCGCTGCTGACCGGCCAGTCGGCGCTGGAGCGCGTCCAGGCGAGTGTCTTCGTCGACGTGTTCAAGCGAGGACAGATCTCGCGCGGCAATTTCGTCCGCGGCTCGGCCACGGCCAACGACCTGTTCTTCGTCGCGGAGCGCGTCTTGGGCGAACGCCGCGCCGCAGCCCTGTTTGAAACCGAAGCGCGCGACAGCGGGGTGGATCCCGACATGCTCGAGCCGTCGCCCGAATTCATCGGCCGCCTCGAGCGCGAACTGGCGGGCTCGATCGGCGCCGCATCGGCGCATGTGATGCTGTCCAAGGTGCTTTCCGGCAGCGACGTGTCGCTCGAAGAAATGATGCAGATGGCCGACGAAACACAGCAGGTCATCGAATATTCCCAGCAGCTGGAAAAGACCTCGGCCGAACTGCGCTCGACCGCCCAGCAACTCGAAGACGCCAACGCGCAACTGCGCGAACTGGATAGCCAGAAGGACGAGTTCCTCAGCCAGGTGAGCCACGAGGTGCGCACACCCATGACCTCGATCCGATCTTTTTCGGAAATACTGCTCGATGCCGACGATATCGACGAGGGGCAGCGGCAGCATTTCGTGGGCACGATCCATCAGGAAAGCCTGCGGCTCACCAAGCTGCTCGACGAGATCCTCGATCTTAGCGCGCTGGAGCGTGGCGAACGCACCTGGGACAATGTGCCCGTCGATGCCGAGGCCGCACTGGGGCGGGCACTCACCGTCTGCGAGGCGCTGCTGCGGCAGCGCGGAGTCACGGTCCAGCAGGGCGAGCGCGCCCCGGCAGCCGTCGTCGAGGGGGATGCCGATCGCCTGTGCCAGGTGTTTATCAACCTCATCTCCAATGCCGTGAAATACAACGACTCCGAAGCGCCGGTAATGCGCATCAGCTCCTCGGTGAAGGCCGGTAAATTTGTCGTCGATATTGCTGACAATGGGCCGGGAATCGCCAAGGGGGAGCGCAAGCTCATCTTCGAGAAATTCGCACGGGGCCAGCGCGGCGCTGCCGATCAGAGCGGGGCCGGGCTAGGCCTCGCCATTTCCAGGCAGATCGTCACCCGCATGAACGGCTCGCTCGACCTGGTTCAGGGGCCACTGCCGGGCGCGTGCTTCCGGGTGCGGCTGGCCGTGCTGAAATAA
- a CDS encoding response regulator transcription factor, producing MAVDILIAEDEPSILESLDFILRRAGWSISSVTDGDAALEAVRRLKPRLVVLDVMLPKRSGFDVLKQIRADSETQSLPVLILTAKGQQQDRRIAEQLGADVFVTKPYANAEVVGAVRQLLGEDGGSA from the coding sequence TTGGCAGTCGACATACTCATTGCCGAGGACGAGCCGAGCATTCTCGAATCGCTCGACTTCATCCTGAGGCGCGCAGGCTGGAGCATCAGTTCGGTAACGGACGGCGATGCGGCGTTGGAGGCCGTTCGACGCCTCAAGCCTCGCCTGGTTGTTCTGGACGTCATGCTGCCCAAGCGCAGCGGCTTCGACGTGCTCAAGCAGATCCGGGCGGACTCCGAGACGCAGTCGCTGCCCGTCCTGATCCTGACGGCCAAGGGCCAGCAGCAGGATCGTCGCATCGCCGAGCAGCTGGGGGCCGACGTCTTCGTCACCAAGCCCTATGCCAATGCCGAGGTGGTCGGGGCGGTGCGCCAGTTGTTGGGCGAAGATGGTGGATCGGCGTAA
- a CDS encoding helix-turn-helix domain-containing protein: protein MRAPIGFRISNRRKSLKISQASLARSVGISPSYLNLIENNKRDIGGALLNRVAAQLQIDIDELAGRAEQKLLQDLEEAYADPMVESLPFRPDERRELVAQYPASAAALARLHRAYSGAIANADAYADRLRSDPLLSQLLHQILSGITAVRSSAEILEEVGDLDEAERRRFLAAIGRDARTLSEVARNLIGQFETSSQIRRSISPAREIDDLLIERENHFPLLEEVADDLRAEIERAGAFGSETLSGLLASRFGVDVRVGGPPDEADYPGQYRFDAAARRMWFHGATTLATRQFQLARLYGEMAAPQAIADALQTAVLSTPTARRLASRAVGSYLAGAIVFPYERVLADAEAASYDIDFLRQAYRASFEQVAHRLVTLRRPGQQGIAFGFLRSDPAGRLTKHFPLPGLLLPNSGHACPLWAIYGAFRTPDVPLRQVVRFSDGSRYLFLARTVQRRTASFSEQVVASSVMLACDVLQADRTVYAAGLDLSDLSADVPVGPSCRLCPRRDCASRQEEALSTTAGHSRTRGPLLPSLPLGDPP from the coding sequence ATGCGTGCGCCGATTGGCTTCCGCATCAGCAACAGGCGGAAAAGCCTCAAGATTTCTCAGGCTTCGCTTGCAAGAAGCGTTGGCATTTCGCCGAGCTACCTGAACCTGATCGAGAACAACAAACGCGACATTGGCGGTGCGCTGCTGAACCGGGTGGCTGCGCAGCTGCAAATCGACATCGACGAGCTCGCCGGCCGGGCCGAGCAGAAGCTGCTGCAGGACCTCGAGGAAGCCTATGCCGATCCGATGGTCGAGTCGCTGCCGTTTCGCCCTGACGAGCGCCGTGAGCTGGTGGCGCAATATCCCGCCAGCGCCGCGGCACTCGCGCGGCTGCACCGGGCCTATTCGGGCGCCATCGCCAATGCCGACGCCTATGCCGACCGCCTTCGATCCGACCCGCTGCTAAGCCAGCTCCTGCATCAGATTCTTTCCGGCATCACTGCGGTTCGATCAAGCGCAGAAATTCTCGAGGAGGTCGGCGATCTCGACGAGGCCGAGCGCCGGCGGTTCCTCGCTGCCATCGGTCGCGATGCCCGAACCCTTTCCGAGGTGGCGCGCAACCTGATCGGCCAGTTCGAGACCTCCAGCCAGATCCGGCGCAGCATTTCTCCGGCCCGCGAAATCGACGATCTGCTCATCGAACGGGAAAACCACTTTCCGCTGCTTGAAGAGGTGGCGGACGACCTGCGGGCCGAGATCGAGCGGGCAGGGGCCTTCGGCAGCGAGACCTTGTCGGGGCTGCTGGCCAGCCGGTTTGGGGTCGATGTGCGGGTCGGCGGGCCGCCGGACGAGGCCGACTATCCCGGTCAGTATCGTTTCGACGCCGCCGCGAGGCGGATGTGGTTTCACGGCGCGACCACCCTGGCAACACGGCAGTTCCAGCTTGCCCGGCTCTATGGAGAGATGGCCGCTCCCCAAGCCATTGCAGACGCCCTGCAAACCGCAGTCCTGTCAACGCCGACGGCCCGTCGCCTGGCCTCGCGCGCGGTGGGCTCATACCTCGCAGGCGCTATCGTATTCCCATATGAACGTGTCCTTGCCGATGCAGAGGCCGCTTCGTATGACATCGATTTCTTGCGCCAGGCTTATCGCGCCAGCTTCGAGCAGGTGGCGCATCGGCTGGTGACGCTGCGTCGGCCCGGGCAGCAGGGCATCGCTTTCGGCTTCCTGCGTTCTGACCCCGCAGGGCGCTTGACCAAGCACTTCCCATTGCCTGGACTGTTGCTGCCCAATAGCGGTCATGCCTGCCCCCTTTGGGCTATCTATGGCGCGTTCCGCACGCCCGATGTGCCGTTGCGGCAAGTGGTGCGATTTTCGGACGGATCGCGATACCTGTTCCTTGCGCGCACGGTGCAGCGGCGCACGGCCTCGTTCAGCGAGCAGGTTGTAGCCTCCTCGGTTATGCTGGCCTGCGATGTGCTGCAGGCGGACAGAACCGTCTATGCCGCGGGCCTGGACCTATCGGACCTGTCGGCCGACGTCCCCGTGGGGCCCAGTTGCCGCCTGTGTCCGCGGCGCGATTGCGCCAGCCGACAGGAAGAAGCCCTGTCGACTACGGCTGGCCATTCCCGAACGCGTGGTCCATTGCTGCCATCATTACCGCTTGGCGATCCGCCATGA
- a CDS encoding substrate-binding protein: MTLLKRGLSRRRVLQTGMAGIIGSGVAPLMFTKGAWAQEFCNNPTGDTVTFGLNLPLTGAYAEEGADEQKAYELAVKHLNGEGDGGLIGVLTPTALKGNGILGKKVAFVTSDSQTKADVARAGATRMIERDGAIMVSGGSSSAEAIAVQGLCQEMGVIFMAGLTHSNDTTGKDKRRYGFRHFFNAYQSGIGLGPVLGQEYGKDRRAYHLTADYTWGWTQEESMKAATEALGWETVQAVRTPLGAADFSQYLTPVLNSGADVLILNHYGNDMVNSLTQAVQFGMRDRQANGKDFQIVVPLFSELMAKGAGANIKGIFGTSNWHWNLQDPGTVAFTKSFGAAYGSPPSQAAHTAYVQALLYADAVERAGTFYPPEVIKALEGHEFDGMGNGPTLYRAEDHQCFKNILVVQGNDNPSSEYDVLNVVQEVQRDAVTYDPTIFGGDLGPAEPAPLCA, translated from the coding sequence ATGACACTTTTGAAGCGAGGCCTGTCCCGTCGCAGGGTGCTGCAGACCGGTATGGCCGGCATTATCGGCTCGGGCGTTGCGCCCCTGATGTTTACCAAGGGCGCCTGGGCGCAGGAATTCTGCAACAATCCGACTGGCGACACCGTAACCTTCGGCCTCAACCTGCCCCTGACCGGCGCCTATGCCGAAGAGGGTGCGGACGAACAGAAGGCCTATGAACTGGCGGTCAAACATCTCAATGGCGAGGGCGATGGCGGCCTGATCGGCGTGCTGACCCCGACCGCGCTCAAGGGTAACGGCATCCTGGGCAAGAAGGTCGCCTTCGTGACCTCCGACAGCCAGACCAAGGCTGACGTGGCCCGCGCCGGCGCCACCCGCATGATCGAACGCGACGGCGCCATCATGGTGTCGGGCGGTTCGTCTTCTGCCGAAGCCATCGCCGTGCAGGGTCTCTGCCAGGAAATGGGCGTCATCTTCATGGCAGGCCTGACCCATTCCAATGACACCACCGGCAAGGACAAGCGCCGCTACGGCTTCCGCCACTTCTTCAACGCCTACCAGTCCGGCATTGGACTGGGCCCCGTGCTTGGGCAGGAATACGGCAAGGATCGCCGCGCCTATCACCTGACGGCCGACTATACCTGGGGCTGGACCCAGGAAGAGTCGATGAAGGCCGCGACCGAAGCCCTTGGCTGGGAAACCGTGCAGGCCGTCCGCACCCCGCTGGGCGCTGCCGACTTCTCGCAGTACCTGACGCCCGTGCTCAATTCGGGTGCCGATGTTCTGATCCTCAATCACTACGGCAACGACATGGTCAACTCGCTGACCCAGGCCGTGCAGTTCGGCATGCGCGACCGCCAGGCCAACGGCAAGGATTTCCAGATCGTCGTGCCGCTGTTCTCCGAACTGATGGCCAAGGGCGCCGGCGCCAACATCAAGGGCATTTTCGGCACTTCGAACTGGCACTGGAACCTGCAGGATCCGGGCACCGTGGCCTTTACCAAGTCGTTCGGCGCCGCCTATGGCTCGCCGCCGTCCCAGGCCGCGCACACCGCCTACGTCCAGGCCCTGCTCTACGCCGATGCCGTGGAACGCGCCGGCACCTTCTATCCGCCCGAAGTCATCAAGGCGTTGGAAGGTCATGAGTTCGACGGCATGGGCAATGGTCCGACGCTTTATCGCGCCGAGGACCACCAGTGCTTCAAGAACATTCTCGTCGTGCAGGGCAATGACAACCCGAGCAGCGAGTATGACGTGCTCAACGTGGTGCAGGAAGTCCAGCGCGACGCGGTCACCTATGATCCAACGATCTTTGGTGGCGACCTCGGGCCGGCAGAGCCCGCACCGCTCTGCGCCTAA
- a CDS encoding branched-chain amino acid ABC transporter permease — MFEVIFLQFLNGLDKGAAYALIALGLTLVFGTLGVVNFAHGALFMLGAFCAVLFRQLLTLETVTVDPTQLSPWGQPLEIRAPLVQAWFGDFGAFLVNYSVPASIIITIPIMLVVGIVLERGIIKHFYKRPHAEQILVTFGLAIVAQEVIKAFFGPNPIPQPMPSDLRGAADIGAWLGMQANVITYPIWRLVYFLFSAAIIGAVFAFLQFTTFGMVVRAGMADRETVGLLGINIDRRFTIMFGLAAVVAGLAGVMYTPLLPPNYHIGMDFLVLSFVVVVVGGMGSLPGAVAAGFLLGILQSFASMTQVKALIPGIDQIIIYLVAVIILLVLPRGLFGRRGVMEA; from the coding sequence ATGTTCGAAGTCATCTTCCTGCAATTTCTCAATGGCCTCGACAAGGGCGCCGCCTATGCGCTGATCGCGCTCGGGCTGACCCTGGTGTTCGGCACGCTGGGCGTGGTCAATTTTGCCCATGGCGCGCTGTTCATGCTGGGCGCCTTCTGTGCCGTCCTGTTCCGGCAGTTGCTGACGCTGGAAACGGTCACGGTCGACCCGACACAGTTGTCACCCTGGGGCCAGCCGCTCGAAATCCGCGCGCCGCTGGTTCAGGCGTGGTTCGGCGACTTCGGCGCATTCCTCGTCAACTACTCGGTCCCGGCTTCGATCATCATCACCATCCCGATCATGCTGGTGGTGGGCATCGTGCTCGAGCGCGGAATCATCAAACACTTCTACAAACGGCCGCATGCCGAGCAAATCCTTGTGACTTTCGGCCTGGCGATCGTCGCGCAGGAGGTCATCAAAGCCTTCTTCGGACCCAACCCCATTCCCCAGCCCATGCCAAGCGACCTGCGCGGCGCGGCCGATATCGGCGCCTGGCTGGGCATGCAGGCCAATGTCATCACCTACCCGATCTGGCGCCTGGTCTATTTCCTGTTCTCCGCCGCCATCATTGGCGCGGTCTTCGCCTTTCTCCAGTTCACCACCTTCGGCATGGTCGTGCGTGCCGGCATGGCCGATCGCGAGACCGTCGGCCTGCTGGGCATCAACATCGATCGCCGCTTCACCATCATGTTCGGCCTTGCCGCTGTCGTGGCCGGCCTGGCGGGTGTAATGTACACGCCCCTGCTACCGCCCAACTACCATATCGGCATGGACTTCCTGGTCCTCAGCTTCGTGGTGGTGGTCGTGGGCGGCATGGGATCGCTGCCGGGCGCGGTGGCGGCAGGCTTTCTCCTGGGCATCCTGCAGAGCTTCGCCTCGATGACACAGGTCAAGGCGCTTATTCCCGGCATCGACCAGATCATCATCTATCTCGTCGCCGTCATCATCCTGTTGGTCTTGCCGCGTGGCCTGTTCGGCCGGCGTGGCGTGATGGAGGCCTGA
- a CDS encoding branched-chain amino acid ABC transporter permease translates to MRATSRNELLLFLGFTLVVLAMPIWLHPFGAAYPDLLQRFMIFGIFAVGFNILFGLTGYLSFGHAAFFGVGSYAAVWSFKLLSLDAIPAMLFAIVVSGLFALVIGYVSLRRSGIYFSILTLAFAQMSYNLAYSVLTPITNGETGLQLTLNDPRHLDQMTGQTFSGQPVPTLLGQSLGGFAGFYFCAGFLILAFFIAQRITGSPFGMMLKGIKSNQTRMNYTGFNTKPYTLAAFVISGMYAGLAGALLAVTDPLAGAERMQWTASGEVVLMTILGGAGTLVGPVIGAWLIKYFENIFSAINETILHRFFDFLPDGADNVLVAVTSKFVGEGWFLTLGLVFVLIVVFLPGGIMEGVRRFANLFNRPRRSPTNPGKSSPQPQPAE, encoded by the coding sequence ATGCGCGCCACGTCCCGCAACGAACTGCTGCTCTTCCTCGGCTTCACGCTGGTGGTGCTGGCGATGCCGATCTGGCTGCACCCCTTTGGTGCTGCCTATCCCGACCTGCTGCAACGCTTCATGATCTTTGGCATCTTCGCCGTCGGCTTCAACATTCTGTTCGGTCTCACCGGCTATCTGAGCTTCGGCCACGCGGCCTTCTTCGGCGTCGGTTCGTATGCCGCAGTGTGGTCGTTCAAGCTGCTGAGCCTCGACGCCATCCCGGCCATGCTCTTCGCCATCGTGGTGTCGGGCCTGTTCGCCCTCGTCATCGGCTATGTGAGCCTGCGGCGCTCAGGCATCTATTTCTCCATCCTGACGCTGGCCTTCGCGCAGATGAGCTATAACCTTGCCTATTCCGTGCTGACGCCGATCACCAATGGCGAAACCGGGTTGCAGCTGACGCTCAATGACCCACGCCATCTCGACCAGATGACCGGCCAGACCTTTTCCGGCCAGCCAGTGCCGACGCTGCTCGGTCAGTCGCTCGGTGGCTTTGCCGGCTTTTATTTTTGCGCCGGCTTCCTGATCCTGGCTTTCTTCATTGCCCAGCGCATCACCGGTTCGCCATTCGGGATGATGCTCAAGGGCATCAAGTCGAACCAGACGCGGATGAACTATACCGGCTTCAACACGAAGCCGTATACGCTGGCAGCCTTCGTTATTTCGGGCATGTATGCCGGGCTTGCCGGAGCGCTCCTGGCTGTCACCGACCCGCTGGCCGGTGCCGAGCGCATGCAGTGGACCGCTTCGGGCGAAGTCGTGCTGATGACCATCCTGGGTGGCGCCGGCACGCTGGTCGGTCCGGTGATCGGGGCCTGGCTGATCAAGTATTTCGAGAACATCTTCTCGGCGATCAACGAAACCATCCTCCACCGCTTCTTCGACTTCCTGCCCGATGGCGCCGACAATGTCCTGGTCGCCGTCACCAGCAAGTTCGTCGGCGAAGGCTGGTTCCTGACGCTGGGCCTGGTCTTCGTCCTGATCGTGGTGTTCCTGCCGGGCGGGATCATGGAGGGGGTGCGCCGCTTCGCCAACCTGTTCAACCGACCACGCCGGTCACCCACCAACCCCGGCAAGTCGTCGCCACAGCCGCAACCCGCCGAGTAG